Proteins found in one Corynebacterium canis genomic segment:
- the ndk gene encoding nucleoside-diphosphate kinase has translation MTERTLILIKPDGVERGLIGEIISRIERKGLKITAMDLRVADKATAEKHYAEHVDKPFFGELVEFITSAPLVAGVVEGPRAIEAWRQLAGGTDPVAKATPGTIRGDFALEVAANVVHGSDSPESAAREIAIWFPNL, from the coding sequence ATGACTGAACGTACCCTGATTCTGATCAAGCCCGATGGCGTCGAACGCGGCCTTATCGGCGAAATCATTTCCCGCATCGAGCGCAAGGGCCTGAAGATTACCGCCATGGACCTGCGCGTTGCGGACAAGGCCACCGCCGAAAAGCACTATGCGGAGCACGTGGATAAGCCGTTCTTCGGCGAGCTTGTCGAGTTCATTACGTCCGCACCCCTCGTCGCAGGTGTGGTCGAAGGCCCGCGCGCCATCGAGGCTTGGCGTCAGCTCGCCGGCGGCACCGACCCCGTGGCGAAGGCGACCCCCGGCACCATTCGCGGCGACTTTGCTCTTGAGGTTGCCGCCAATGTTGTGCATGGTTCCGATTCGCCGGAGTCCGCCGCCCGCGAGATCGCAATCTGGTTCCCAAACCTGTAA